A stretch of the Candidatus Denitrolinea symbiosum genome encodes the following:
- a CDS encoding methionine adenosyltransferase, producing the protein MSDTFMSSPSLMFTSESVSEGHPDKICDQISDAVLDACLEQDPRSRVACETATKTGYVMLLGEISTKAQVNFDELARKTILEIGYDSSEKGFDGNSCGVLTAIAKQSNDIAMGVDHALESRDHVVTDEEIESIGAGDQGMMFGYACNETPTLMPMPIYLAHKLTRRQSELRKNGVIPWLRPDAKSQVTIEYSMGKPKRVDTVLVSTQHAPDVSHAEIAEIVTEQIIMSTLPEDMVDKNIKIYVNPTGRFVIGGPMGDAGVTGRKIIVDTYGGMGRHGGGAFSGKDPTKVDRSAAYAARWAAKNVVAAGLADRCEIQVAYAIGVAHPLSVNVETFGTGRIADGKIASLIVEHFDLRPGAIIRDLNLRRPIYRKTAAFGHFGRDDVQFPWEETNKAEALKQAAGL; encoded by the coding sequence ATGAGCGATACTTTCATGTCATCCCCCAGCCTGATGTTCACCTCCGAGTCCGTTTCGGAAGGACATCCCGACAAGATTTGCGACCAGATCTCCGACGCCGTGCTGGACGCCTGCCTTGAGCAGGACCCCCGCTCGCGCGTCGCCTGCGAGACCGCCACCAAGACCGGTTACGTCATGCTGCTGGGCGAGATTTCCACCAAGGCCCAGGTCAACTTCGACGAACTGGCGCGCAAGACCATCCTCGAGATCGGCTACGACTCCTCCGAAAAGGGCTTCGACGGGAATTCCTGCGGCGTGCTGACCGCCATCGCCAAACAGTCGAACGACATCGCTATGGGCGTGGACCACGCCCTCGAATCGCGCGATCACGTTGTGACCGACGAAGAGATCGAATCCATCGGCGCGGGCGACCAGGGCATGATGTTCGGCTACGCCTGCAACGAGACGCCCACCCTGATGCCCATGCCCATCTACCTGGCGCATAAACTCACCCGCCGCCAGAGCGAACTCCGCAAAAACGGAGTCATCCCCTGGCTGCGCCCGGACGCCAAAAGCCAGGTCACCATCGAATACTCCATGGGCAAGCCCAAACGCGTGGACACCGTCCTCGTCTCCACGCAGCATGCGCCCGACGTTTCGCACGCCGAGATCGCCGAGATCGTCACCGAGCAGATCATCATGTCCACGCTTCCCGAAGATATGGTGGACAAGAACATCAAAATTTACGTCAACCCGACCGGGCGCTTCGTCATCGGCGGCCCGATGGGAGACGCCGGCGTGACCGGGCGCAAGATTATCGTGGACACCTACGGCGGCATGGGACGTCACGGCGGCGGCGCGTTCAGCGGCAAAGACCCCACGAAGGTGGACCGCTCCGCCGCGTACGCCGCGCGCTGGGCCGCGAAGAACGTGGTCGCCGCGGGCCTCGCGGACCGCTGCGAGATCCAGGTGGCGTACGCCATCGGCGTGGCGCACCCGCTCTCGGTCAATGTGGAGACGTTCGGCACCGGCAGAATCGCCGACGGGAAGATCGCCTCGCTCATCGTCGAGCATTTCGACCTCCGCCCGGGCGCGATCATCCGCGATCTGAACCTGCGCCGTCCCATCTACCGCAAGACGGCGGCCTTCGGCCACTTCGGCCGCGACGACGTCCAATTCCCCTGGGAAGAGACGAACAAGGCCGAGGCGCTGAAACAAGCCGCGGGACTGTAA
- a CDS encoding glycosyl transferase family 4 has translation MTLLPIVFPALTVLAYLGVAWIRRVALRRAILDHPNERSSHSVPTPRGGGLAIVVLVIAAALVYGIVNGFTRQVLAFTVAGTILAALGWQDDVRSLSPKVRFPIQFLAIAVAMLGMGWFDSVTIPVFGVWRLGWFGIPITFAWILGLVNAYNFMDGIDGLAGGVALAAGLGWAALSSSFGGSEFSGRENPLAFWLALTVAAASLGFLVHNWPPARIFMGDVASTFLGFTFAVLPLMSAHRGGDALMFGTAILWTFIMDAGVTFLRRAAKRENVFAAHRTHLYQRLVIGGISPERVSLLFIALTFLGAGLSLAWGRGLHVVGPFILFGLPLIWVGLSLIAARRAPK, from the coding sequence GTGACTCTCCTCCCGATCGTTTTCCCCGCTCTGACCGTCCTCGCCTACCTCGGCGTGGCGTGGATTCGACGCGTCGCCCTCCGCCGCGCCATCCTCGACCATCCCAACGAACGCAGTTCCCATTCCGTCCCCACCCCGCGCGGCGGCGGACTGGCGATCGTTGTCCTCGTGATCGCGGCCGCCCTCGTCTACGGAATCGTCAACGGTTTCACGCGGCAGGTTCTCGCGTTTACCGTCGCAGGGACGATCCTCGCCGCCCTCGGCTGGCAGGACGATGTCCGCTCGCTCTCGCCGAAGGTGCGTTTCCCGATTCAATTCCTGGCAATCGCCGTCGCGATGCTCGGCATGGGATGGTTCGACTCGGTCACCATCCCCGTCTTCGGCGTGTGGCGGCTCGGCTGGTTCGGCATCCCGATCACCTTCGCGTGGATTTTGGGACTCGTCAACGCCTACAACTTCATGGACGGGATTGACGGCCTCGCGGGCGGCGTGGCGCTCGCCGCGGGACTCGGCTGGGCGGCGCTCTCCTCCTCCTTCGGCGGCTCGGAATTTAGCGGGCGCGAAAACCCGCTGGCCTTCTGGCTCGCGTTGACCGTCGCCGCGGCGAGCCTCGGCTTCCTCGTCCACAACTGGCCGCCCGCCCGCATCTTCATGGGCGACGTCGCCAGCACCTTCCTCGGCTTCACCTTCGCCGTCCTGCCGCTGATGTCCGCCCATCGCGGCGGCGACGCGTTGATGTTCGGCACCGCCATCCTGTGGACCTTCATCATGGACGCGGGCGTCACCTTCCTGCGCCGCGCCGCGAAACGCGAGAACGTCTTCGCCGCGCATCGCACGCATCTCTACCAGCGCCTGGTCATCGGCGGAATCAGTCCCGAGCGCGTCAGCCTGCTTTTCATCGCGTTGACCTTCCTCGGCGCGGGACTGTCCCTCGCCTGGGGACGCGGCCTCCACGTCGTTGGCCCGTTCATCCTCTTCGGCCTGCCGCTGATCTGGGTTGGCTTGTCTCTAATCGCCGCGAGACGCGCCCCAAAGTAG
- a CDS encoding pantoate--beta-alanine ligase gives MDRPMMIVSSLDELRAARLLLDGRLGLVPTMGYLHKGHLSLARRAREECDRVAASIFVNPTQFGPTEDLSKYPRDLDRDLSLLDAAGVDLVWTPDNETIYPPDFSTWVEVEGLTKPLEGAARPGHFRGVTTVVAKLFNAVQPQAAYFGQKDAQQAAVVRKMTRDLNFPVEIVVCPTVREADGLAMSSRNSYLSPEERKSAVVLFRALTAAREAFERGERDAESLRKVMSEMLASEPRARTQYVSCADYDTLEELATVTGKALLSMAVFIGKTRLIDNFVVGS, from the coding sequence ATGGACAGACCGATGATGATCGTTTCCAGCCTCGACGAGTTACGCGCCGCCCGCCTCCTTCTGGACGGGAGGCTGGGTCTGGTCCCGACGATGGGTTATCTTCACAAGGGGCATCTCTCGCTCGCCCGCCGCGCGCGGGAGGAATGCGACCGCGTCGCGGCCTCCATCTTCGTCAACCCGACGCAGTTCGGGCCGACGGAGGACCTCTCGAAGTACCCGCGCGACCTCGACCGCGACCTGTCCCTGCTCGACGCCGCGGGCGTGGACCTGGTCTGGACTCCCGACAACGAGACGATCTATCCGCCCGACTTTTCGACGTGGGTGGAAGTCGAAGGGCTGACCAAGCCTCTCGAAGGCGCGGCCCGCCCGGGTCACTTCCGAGGCGTGACGACGGTCGTCGCCAAGTTGTTCAACGCCGTCCAGCCGCAGGCCGCCTACTTCGGTCAGAAGGACGCGCAGCAGGCCGCGGTCGTCCGCAAAATGACACGCGACCTGAATTTCCCTGTCGAGATCGTCGTCTGTCCCACCGTGCGGGAGGCGGACGGGCTGGCGATGTCGAGCCGCAATAGTTATCTCAGCCCCGAGGAGCGGAAGTCCGCCGTCGTCCTGTTCCGCGCGTTGACCGCCGCGCGGGAGGCGTTCGAGCGCGGCGAGCGGGACGCGGAGTCGCTGCGGAAGGTCATGTCCGAGATGCTCGCCTCCGAGCCGCGCGCGCGGACGCAGTATGTCTCGTGCGCGGATTACGATACGCTGGAGGAGTTGGCGACGGTGACGGGGAAGGCGCTGCTCTCGATGGCCGTGTTCATCGGTAAGACCCGCCTGATTGATAATTTTGTGGTTGGGAGTTGA
- a CDS encoding single-stranded DNA-binding protein, translating into MPALNRVQLIGYLGKDPESKFTPTGKKVCHFSVGVTQRWKTAGETKEYTDWFNVEAWGRLGEVAQQYLKKGSLAFVEGRLKTDRVGEGENVKYYTKVVALSLQFLDRKPAEEPILSVEEDAAGYEA; encoded by the coding sequence ATGCCTGCCCTGAACCGTGTTCAACTGATTGGCTATCTCGGAAAAGACCCCGAGAGCAAGTTTACGCCCACTGGCAAGAAAGTCTGCCATTTCAGCGTCGGTGTGACGCAGCGCTGGAAAACCGCCGGTGAGACGAAGGAATACACCGACTGGTTCAATGTGGAGGCCTGGGGACGCCTCGGCGAGGTGGCGCAGCAATACCTGAAGAAGGGAAGTCTTGCCTTCGTGGAGGGCCGCCTGAAGACCGACCGTGTCGGCGAAGGCGAGAATGTCAAGTATTACACGAAGGTGGTGGCTCTCTCGCTCCAGTTCCTGGACCGCAAACCCGCCGAAGAACCCATCCTGTCGGTGGAGGAAGACGCGGCCGGGTACGAGGCGTAA
- a CDS encoding acetyltransferase: MEFTLHTTFETLMPISREWDELLSESVTDAPFLRFDYLRDWWQTLGGGEWPQAELTVVAAREAGRLVGVAPLFQTVNRDGESALMLLGSIEISDYLDLIVRPADLSRFVTGLLDFLASRVTSGWRALDWYNLPEASPTLPALEADASARGWTFMREVYQPAPYIPLPADFETYLAGIDKKQRHEIRRKMRRAAESEIPVRWYLVEDESALEAEMEAFFALMSQDPAKEKFLTEPMRRQMLAAARTALRGGWLWLAFLEVGGKKAAGAFNFDYGNRLWGYNSGVNRAFNEFSPGWVLLAHTLQWACEHGRSEFDFMRGNEEYKYRFGGKDRRVMRGRVIR, from the coding sequence ATGGAATTTACACTTCACACAACCTTCGAAACCCTCATGCCCATTTCCCGCGAATGGGACGAACTGCTCTCCGAAAGCGTCACCGACGCGCCGTTTTTACGATTCGACTATCTGCGCGATTGGTGGCAGACGCTCGGCGGCGGCGAGTGGCCGCAAGCCGAACTGACCGTCGTCGCCGCGCGCGAGGCTGGGCGTCTCGTCGGCGTCGCGCCGCTTTTCCAGACCGTCAACCGCGACGGTGAGTCCGCGCTGATGTTGCTCGGCTCGATTGAGATTTCCGACTATCTGGATTTGATCGTCCGCCCCGCGGACCTGTCCCGCTTCGTGACGGGACTGCTCGACTTCCTCGCCTCGCGCGTGACTTCGGGCTGGCGCGCCCTCGACTGGTACAACCTGCCCGAGGCCTCCCCCACCCTCCCCGCGCTCGAAGCGGACGCGTCCGCGCGCGGCTGGACGTTCATGCGCGAGGTCTACCAGCCCGCGCCGTACATCCCTCTCCCCGCGGATTTCGAGACCTACCTCGCGGGCATAGACAAGAAACAGCGTCACGAGATCCGCCGCAAGATGCGCCGCGCCGCCGAAAGCGAAATTCCCGTGCGCTGGTATCTCGTGGAGGACGAATCCGCGCTCGAGGCCGAAATGGAGGCGTTCTTCGCGTTGATGAGCCAGGACCCCGCCAAAGAGAAATTCCTGACCGAGCCGATGCGCCGTCAAATGCTCGCGGCCGCGCGGACGGCGCTACGCGGCGGCTGGCTGTGGCTGGCTTTCCTCGAGGTAGGCGGAAAGAAAGCCGCGGGCGCGTTCAACTTCGATTACGGCAACCGTCTATGGGGCTATAACTCTGGCGTGAACCGCGCTTTCAACGAGTTTTCCCCCGGCTGGGTGTTGCTGGCGCACACGCTTCAATGGGCTTGCGAACACGGTCGCAGCGAGTTCGATTTCATGCGCGGGAACGAGGAGTACAAGTATCGGTTTGGAGGGAAGGATCGGAGGGTGATGAGGGGGAGGGTAATTCGGTAA